In Afipia sp. GAS231, a single window of DNA contains:
- a CDS encoding putative quinol monooxygenase yields MIYVIATTPMKPENKDDFIKGHKACTAETRKEKGCLSYDGHVSVNDPNLYVVVERWESRDDLNAHGKAPHMKVWREYSSQMKTAPTVIEIISDGKVEKF; encoded by the coding sequence ATGATCTACGTCATCGCCACCACGCCGATGAAGCCGGAAAACAAGGACGACTTCATCAAGGGCCACAAGGCCTGCACCGCCGAAACCCGCAAGGAGAAGGGCTGTCTCTCGTACGACGGCCATGTCAGCGTCAACGACCCCAACCTCTATGTGGTGGTGGAGCGCTGGGAGAGCCGCGACGACCTCAATGCGCATGGCAAGGCGCCGCACATGAAGGTGTGGCGGGAGTATTCGTCGCAGATGAAGACGGCGCCGACGGTGATCGAGATCATCAGCGACGGCAAGGTCGAAAAGTTCTGA
- a CDS encoding putative quinol monooxygenase: protein MIYVVATLMIKPETHAEFIAAATACIKETRKEPGNIAYDLHESVTDHSKMVFVEQWENAEALVPHRTAEHMKTFGRVVVKCLSAPPKIEVITPEKVDVR from the coding sequence GTGATTTATGTCGTTGCCACATTGATGATCAAACCTGAAACCCACGCCGAATTCATCGCGGCGGCCACCGCCTGCATCAAGGAAACCCGCAAGGAGCCGGGCAACATTGCCTACGACCTGCATGAAAGCGTCACCGATCATTCCAAGATGGTGTTCGTCGAGCAGTGGGAAAATGCCGAGGCGCTGGTGCCGCACCGCACGGCCGAGCACATGAAGACTTTTGGCCGCGTCGTCGTCAAATGCCTCAGCGCGCCGCCGAAGATCGAGGTCATCACGCCCGAGAAAGTCGACGTTCGCTAA
- the ureC gene encoding urease subunit alpha — MSVKIKRSVYADMFGPTTGDKVRLADTDLIIEVEKDFTVYGEEVKFGGGKVIRDGMGQSQVTNRQGAADTVITNALIVDHWGIVKADVAIKEGMISAIGKAGNPDIQPGVTIVIGPGTDIIAGEGKILTAGGFDSHIHFICPQQIEHALMSGVTSMLGGGTGPSHGTFATTCTPGPWHMGRMIQSFDAFPVNLGISGKGNASRPAALVEMIKAGACALKLHEDWGTTPSAIDNCLSVADDYDVQVMLHSDTLNESGFVEDTVKAFKGRTIHAFHTEGAGGGHAPDIIKIAGLKNVLPSSTNPTRPFTRNTIDEHLDMLMVCHHLDPSIAEDLAFAESRIRKETIAAEDILHDLGALSMMSSDSQAMGRLGEVIIRTWQTADKMKKQRGSLPEDKGNDNFRVKRYIAKYTINPSIAHGVSKLIGSVEKGKLADLVLWSPAFFGVKPDCIIKGGSIVAAPMGDPNASIPTPQPVHYQKMFAAYGKSLTASSVVFTSKAAITGGLARKLGIEKKLYPVKNTRGGISKMSMIHNGATPKIEVDSETYEVRADGELLTCAPAEVLPMAQRYFMY; from the coding sequence ATGTCCGTGAAAATCAAACGTTCCGTCTATGCCGACATGTTCGGGCCCACCACCGGCGACAAGGTGCGGCTGGCCGATACCGATCTCATCATCGAGGTCGAGAAGGATTTCACCGTTTACGGCGAGGAGGTGAAATTCGGCGGCGGGAAAGTGATCCGCGACGGCATGGGGCAATCCCAAGTTACCAACCGGCAGGGCGCGGCCGATACCGTCATCACCAACGCGCTGATCGTCGATCACTGGGGCATCGTCAAGGCCGACGTCGCTATCAAGGAAGGCATGATCTCCGCGATCGGCAAGGCCGGCAATCCCGACATCCAGCCCGGCGTCACCATCGTCATCGGGCCCGGCACCGACATCATCGCCGGCGAGGGCAAGATTCTCACCGCGGGCGGCTTCGACAGCCACATCCATTTCATCTGCCCACAGCAGATCGAGCATGCGCTGATGAGTGGCGTCACCTCGATGCTGGGCGGCGGCACCGGTCCTTCGCACGGCACCTTCGCCACCACCTGCACGCCCGGTCCCTGGCACATGGGCCGGATGATCCAGTCGTTCGACGCCTTCCCGGTCAATCTCGGCATTTCCGGCAAGGGCAACGCCTCGCGCCCGGCGGCGCTGGTGGAGATGATCAAGGCCGGCGCCTGCGCGCTGAAACTGCATGAGGACTGGGGCACCACGCCATCGGCGATCGACAACTGCCTGTCGGTGGCCGATGACTACGACGTGCAGGTGATGCTGCATTCGGACACGCTCAACGAATCCGGTTTCGTCGAGGACACCGTGAAGGCGTTCAAGGGCCGCACCATCCACGCCTTCCACACCGAAGGCGCCGGCGGCGGCCACGCGCCTGACATCATCAAGATCGCCGGTTTGAAGAACGTGCTGCCGTCCTCGACCAATCCGACCCGGCCGTTCACCCGCAACACCATCGACGAGCATCTGGACATGCTGATGGTGTGCCATCACCTGGACCCGTCGATCGCCGAAGACCTCGCCTTTGCCGAAAGCCGCATCCGCAAGGAAACCATTGCGGCGGAAGACATCCTGCATGATCTCGGCGCGCTCTCGATGATGTCGTCGGACTCGCAGGCGATGGGCCGGCTCGGCGAAGTCATCATCCGGACCTGGCAGACCGCCGACAAGATGAAAAAACAACGCGGTTCGCTGCCGGAAGACAAGGGCAACGACAATTTCCGCGTCAAGCGCTACATCGCCAAATACACCATCAATCCGTCGATCGCGCATGGCGTCTCCAAGCTGATCGGCTCGGTCGAGAAGGGCAAGCTCGCCGATCTCGTGCTGTGGTCGCCGGCGTTCTTTGGCGTCAAGCCGGACTGCATCATCAAGGGCGGCTCGATCGTGGCTGCTCCGATGGGCGATCCCAACGCGTCCATCCCGACGCCGCAGCCCGTGCATTACCAGAAGATGTTTGCCGCCTACGGCAAGTCGCTGACGGCGTCCTCGGTGGTGTTCACGTCCAAGGCGGCTATTACCGGCGGGCTGGCGCGGAAGCTCGGCATCGAGAAGAAGCTCTATCCGGTGAAGAATACCCGCGGCGGCATCTCCAAAATGAGCATGATCCACAACGGCGCCACCCCGAAAATCGAGGTCGATTCCGAGACCTATGAGGTGCGCGCAGACGGCGAGCTGCTGACCTGCGCGCCGGCGGAGGTTTTGCCGATGGCGCAGCGCTATTTCATGTACTAG
- a CDS encoding urease subunit beta, translating into MIPGELFIKDGEIELNAGRKTATLNVANTGDRPIQVGSHYHFFETNPALKFDRKKARGMRLDIAAGTAVRFEPGQTRDVQLVALAGKRVIYGFRGDVQGKL; encoded by the coding sequence ATGATTCCCGGCGAGCTCTTCATCAAGGACGGCGAGATCGAGCTCAATGCCGGCCGCAAGACGGCGACGCTTAACGTCGCCAACACCGGCGACCGCCCGATCCAGGTCGGATCGCACTATCATTTCTTCGAAACCAATCCCGCGCTGAAATTCGACCGCAAGAAAGCCCGCGGCATGCGCCTCGACATCGCCGCCGGCACGGCGGTGCGGTTCGAGCCCGGCCAGACCCGCGACGTGCAGCTGGTGGCGCTCGCCGGCAAGCGCGTGATCTACGGCTTTCGCGGCGACGTGCAGGGCAAACTTTAG
- a CDS encoding urease subunit gamma, translated as MNLSPREKDKLLISMAAMVARRRLERGVKLNHPEAIAIISDFIVEGARDGRTVAELMQSGAQVITRAQVMDGIPEMIHDIQVEATFPDGTKLVTVHEPIR; from the coding sequence ATGAACCTGTCTCCCCGTGAAAAGGACAAGCTCTTGATCTCGATGGCGGCCATGGTGGCGCGCCGCCGGCTCGAGCGCGGCGTCAAGCTCAACCATCCCGAGGCGATCGCCATCATCTCCGACTTCATCGTCGAAGGCGCGCGCGACGGCCGCACCGTCGCCGAACTGATGCAATCAGGCGCGCAAGTGATTACCCGCGCGCAGGTGATGGATGGCATTCCCGAAATGATCCACGACATCCAGGTGGAAGCGACGTTCCCGGATGGCACCAAACTCGTCACCGTGCACGAGCCGATCAGGTGA
- a CDS encoding urease accessory protein UreD — translation MRTETTHAAAATFAANRAQGAVRFDVRLQDGVTRRGILHESGSLRVRFPSPEAEGLSGVFVNTAGGIAGGDRFDIAITAGEGARLTLTTAAAEKVYRAPGPVAELNIALKAEAGAHLSWLPQETILFDRARISRRIDLDLAESASLLLCEIVVFGRSAMGERMLHGEFVDRWRLRRGGKLVFAETIRLDGEIGEKLARPAIANGGVAIGTALVVPGDEAVVERLREAADTLSGEVGISAWNGFAMARFCAQDAARLRADMMAVLGRASGVALPRLWLS, via the coding sequence ATGCGAACCGAAACCACGCACGCGGCGGCAGCGACCTTCGCAGCCAACCGGGCCCAGGGCGCGGTGAGGTTTGACGTTCGTCTGCAGGACGGCGTCACCCGCCGCGGCATCCTGCATGAATCAGGCTCCTTGCGCGTGCGGTTTCCCTCGCCCGAGGCGGAGGGATTGTCGGGCGTATTCGTCAACACGGCTGGTGGCATCGCCGGCGGCGACCGCTTCGATATCGCCATCACGGCGGGCGAGGGCGCGCGGCTGACGCTGACAACGGCGGCGGCCGAAAAAGTCTACCGCGCGCCCGGACCTGTCGCGGAGCTCAACATCGCGCTGAAGGCAGAGGCGGGGGCACATCTGTCGTGGCTGCCGCAGGAAACCATCCTGTTCGACCGCGCTCGAATTTCGCGGCGCATCGATCTTGATCTCGCGGAAAGCGCGTCGCTGTTGTTGTGCGAAATCGTGGTGTTCGGCCGCTCGGCGATGGGCGAGCGGATGCTGCATGGCGAATTCGTCGACCGCTGGCGCCTGCGCCGCGGCGGCAAGCTCGTGTTTGCAGAAACCATCCGGCTCGACGGCGAGATCGGCGAAAAGCTGGCGCGGCCGGCCATAGCCAACGGCGGCGTCGCCATCGGCACCGCGCTGGTCGTGCCGGGCGATGAGGCCGTGGTGGAGCGGCTCCGCGAGGCCGCCGATACGCTCAGTGGCGAGGTCGGAATCTCCGCCTGGAATGGATTTGCAATGGCGCGCTTCTGTGCCCAAGATGCGGCGCGGCTCCGCGCCGACATGATGGCCGTGCTCGGTCGCGCCAGCGGCGTGGCGCTGCCCCGGCTCTGGCTTAGTTAG
- the urtE gene encoding urea ABC transporter ATP-binding subunit UrtE: MLKVDNISLYYGAAQALRGVSLTAEPGKVTCVLGRNGVGKTSLLRAMVGQYPIAGGSIELEGNDITGLKPYERARAGIGFVPQGREIFPLLTVEENLKTGFGPLKREDRNIPDDVFSLFPVLDSMLGRRGGDLSGGQQQQLAIGRALVMRPKLLLLDEPTEGIQPSIIKDIGRAISYLRSLGNMAIVLVEQYLDFACELGDNFAVMDRGAVKYACDRSNLDPAEISRQMAL; encoded by the coding sequence ATGCTGAAGGTCGACAATATCAGCCTCTATTACGGCGCGGCGCAGGCGTTGCGCGGTGTCTCGCTGACAGCCGAACCGGGCAAGGTCACCTGCGTGCTCGGCCGCAACGGCGTCGGCAAGACCTCGCTGTTGCGCGCCATGGTCGGCCAGTACCCGATCGCGGGCGGTTCGATCGAGCTGGAGGGCAACGACATTACCGGCCTGAAGCCCTATGAGCGGGCGCGGGCCGGCATCGGCTTCGTGCCGCAGGGCCGCGAGATCTTTCCGCTGCTGACGGTCGAGGAAAATCTCAAGACCGGCTTTGGTCCGCTGAAGCGCGAGGACCGCAATATTCCCGACGACGTGTTTTCGCTGTTTCCGGTGCTGGATTCGATGCTGGGCCGGCGCGGCGGCGATCTCTCTGGCGGACAACAACAACAATTGGCGATCGGCCGCGCGCTGGTGATGCGGCCGAAATTGTTGCTGCTCGACGAGCCGACCGAAGGCATCCAGCCCTCGATCATCAAGGATATCGGCCGCGCCATTTCCTATCTGCGCAGTCTCGGCAACATGGCGATCGTGCTGGTCGAACAATATCTCGACTTTGCCTGCGAGCTCGGCGACAATTTCGCGGTCATGGACCGGGGCGCGGTGAAATATGCCTGCGATCGCTCGAACCTCGATCCCGCCGAAATCAGCCGCCAGATGGCGCTGTAA
- the urtD gene encoding urea ABC transporter ATP-binding protein UrtD yields MEGGRKTSALLYLDGVHVSFDGFHAINNLSLTLEPGEMRAIIGPNGAGKTTMMDIITGKTKPDEGAVLFDGITDLTRLDETRIAELGIGRKFQKPTVFESQTIEDNLLLALNVDHSVKGTLFWRESKPETERIERVLETIRLTDSRNRLAGSLSHGQKQWLEIGMLLAQDPKLLLVDEPVAGMTDVETHQTAELLKEINKEKTIMVVEHDMTFVRELGVKVTCLHEGTVLAEGTIDQVSSNERVVEVYLGR; encoded by the coding sequence ATGGAGGGTGGGAGGAAGACTTCCGCGCTGCTCTATCTCGACGGCGTGCACGTCTCGTTCGACGGCTTTCACGCCATCAACAACCTGTCGCTGACGCTCGAGCCCGGTGAGATGCGCGCCATCATCGGCCCCAACGGCGCCGGCAAGACCACGATGATGGACATCATCACCGGCAAGACCAAGCCGGACGAGGGCGCGGTACTGTTCGACGGCATCACCGACCTGACGCGTCTGGACGAAACCCGCATCGCCGAACTCGGCATCGGCCGCAAGTTCCAGAAGCCGACCGTGTTCGAGAGCCAGACCATCGAGGACAACCTGCTGCTGGCGCTCAACGTCGACCACAGCGTCAAGGGCACGCTGTTCTGGCGCGAGAGCAAGCCGGAAACCGAGCGGATCGAGCGCGTGCTGGAAACCATCCGCCTGACGGACTCGCGCAACCGCCTGGCGGGAAGCCTGTCGCACGGCCAGAAGCAGTGGCTGGAGATCGGCATGCTGCTGGCCCAGGACCCGAAACTCCTGCTGGTCGACGAACCCGTTGCCGGGATGACCGACGTCGAGACCCATCAGACCGCCGAGCTGCTCAAGGAAATCAATAAAGAGAAGACCATCATGGTGGTCGAGCACGACATGACCTTCGTGCGTGAGCTCGGCGTCAAGGTGACGTGCCTGCACGAGGGCACGGTGTTGGCCGAAGGAACCATCGATCAGGTTTCGTCAAACGAGCGTGTCGTCGAAGTGTATTTGGGGCGCTGA
- the urtC gene encoding urea ABC transporter permease subunit UrtC: MMPHVLTRSLDRSATVFLLVVAGLGVLIPLSNLLLPSGSFFQVPTYLVALFGKYVCYAVLALSIDLIWGYCGILSLGHGAFFALGGYAMGMYLMRQIGSRGVYGNPILPDFMVFLNYPQLPWYWYGFDMFWFAALMVLLVPGLLAFCFGWLAFRSRVTGVYLSIITQAMTYALLLAFFRNDFGFGGNNGLTDFKDILGFNVQAEGTRAALFLLSCVALIISFLICRAVVTSKLGKVLIAVRDAESRTRFLGYRVESYKLFVFTLSACMAGVAGALYVPQVGIINPGEFAPGNSIEAVIWVAVGGRGTLIGAALGAIVVNYAKTVFTSGPLAPYWLFMLGALFILVTLLLPKGIIGTFNAWYEPWQAKRMSANAESAAREDGVSEPKLAE; the protein is encoded by the coding sequence ATGATGCCGCATGTCCTGACGCGCTCGCTGGATCGCAGCGCCACCGTGTTCCTGCTGGTGGTCGCCGGCCTCGGCGTACTGATCCCGCTGTCCAACCTGCTGTTGCCATCAGGCTCGTTCTTCCAGGTGCCGACCTATCTGGTGGCGCTGTTCGGCAAATATGTCTGCTACGCCGTCCTGGCGCTCTCGATCGACCTGATCTGGGGCTATTGCGGCATTCTCTCGCTCGGCCACGGCGCCTTCTTCGCGCTCGGCGGCTACGCGATGGGTATGTACCTGATGCGCCAGATCGGCAGCCGCGGCGTCTACGGCAACCCGATCCTGCCCGACTTCATGGTGTTCCTGAACTATCCGCAGTTGCCCTGGTACTGGTACGGCTTCGACATGTTCTGGTTCGCCGCGCTGATGGTGTTGTTGGTGCCGGGCCTGCTGGCATTTTGTTTCGGCTGGCTGGCGTTCCGCTCCCGCGTTACCGGCGTCTATCTCTCGATCATCACCCAGGCGATGACCTACGCGCTGTTGCTGGCGTTCTTCCGCAACGATTTCGGCTTCGGTGGCAACAACGGCTTGACCGATTTCAAGGACATCCTGGGCTTTAACGTGCAGGCCGAGGGCACCCGTGCGGCGCTGTTCCTGCTCAGTTGCGTGGCGCTGATCATCTCTTTCCTGATCTGCCGCGCGGTGGTGACGTCAAAGCTCGGCAAGGTCCTGATCGCGGTCCGCGACGCCGAGTCGCGCACCCGGTTTCTCGGTTATCGCGTCGAATCCTACAAGCTGTTCGTGTTCACGCTGTCGGCCTGCATGGCCGGCGTTGCCGGCGCGCTCTATGTGCCGCAGGTCGGCATCATCAATCCCGGCGAGTTCGCGCCGGGCAATTCGATCGAGGCGGTGATCTGGGTCGCGGTCGGCGGCCGCGGCACGCTGATCGGGGCCGCACTCGGCGCCATCGTCGTCAACTATGCCAAAACCGTCTTCACGTCGGGCCCGCTGGCGCCGTACTGGCTGTTCATGCTGGGCGCGCTGTTCATCCTGGTGACGCTGCTGCTGCCGAAGGGGATCATCGGCACCTTCAACGCCTGGTACGAGCCGTGGCAGGCGAAACGGATGTCGGCGAACGCCGAGAGTGCTGCGCGCGAAGATGGCGTCAGCGAACCGAAACTGGCGGAGTGA
- the urtB gene encoding urea ABC transporter permease subunit UrtB → MPANFLDRLRALCLSLLLVAAFAVPGFVVPALAGPFEDAVAKFANDDFSDTDEAVGVVATSGSPLAFAIISALGDGRLAADPDTKKVFVTGTDGKVIDAATGAAVDKLPDNAAAVRLNNRLRRTVEAALGGLTLLSPDPAKRILAAQSVFKTHDEAMLPVIDGALAKETNKAAKAAFTEARAAILLYKPDATDVEKLEAIATVKARGDQEAMALLTGLGSDQPPAIANAAAGATAAIQRTLALWSTVQNAWYGLSLGSVLLLAAIGLAITFGVMGVINMAHGEMVMIGAYTTFVVQEVIRTRYPGLFDYSLLIAVPLAFLVAGALGVVIERCIIRFLYGRPLETLLATWGLSLVLQQAVRTAFGPTNREVGNPSWMSGAFELGQITITYNRLWILCFTLAVFAILLAMLRYTALGLEMRAVTQNRRMAASMGIATSRVDALTFGLGSGIAGIAGVALSQIDNVSPNLGQSYIIDSFMVVVFGGVGNLWGTLVGAFTLGIANKFLEPVAGAVLGKIAILVLIILFIQKRPRGLFALKGRAVEA, encoded by the coding sequence GTGCCTGCCAATTTTCTCGATCGCCTTCGCGCGCTTTGCCTTTCGCTGCTGCTGGTCGCGGCCTTTGCCGTCCCGGGCTTCGTCGTTCCGGCCCTGGCCGGGCCGTTCGAGGACGCGGTCGCCAAATTTGCCAACGACGATTTTTCCGATACCGACGAAGCCGTCGGCGTGGTCGCGACCTCGGGCAGTCCGCTGGCCTTCGCCATCATCAGCGCGCTCGGGGACGGACGGCTTGCGGCCGATCCCGATACCAAGAAGGTTTTCGTCACCGGAACCGACGGCAAGGTCATCGATGCCGCCACCGGTGCTGCCGTCGACAAGCTGCCGGACAATGCGGCGGCCGTTCGCCTCAACAACCGCCTGCGCCGCACCGTGGAAGCCGCCCTTGGCGGCCTGACGCTGCTGTCGCCCGATCCCGCCAAACGCATCCTGGCGGCCCAGTCGGTGTTCAAGACCCACGACGAGGCCATGCTGCCCGTGATCGACGGCGCGCTGGCGAAGGAAACCAACAAGGCGGCGAAGGCGGCCTTTACCGAGGCCCGCGCCGCCATCCTGCTCTACAAACCCGACGCTACCGACGTCGAGAAGCTCGAGGCCATCGCCACCGTCAAGGCGCGCGGCGACCAGGAAGCGATGGCGCTGCTGACCGGGCTCGGCAGCGATCAGCCGCCGGCGATTGCGAACGCCGCGGCGGGCGCTACCGCCGCCATTCAGCGCACGCTGGCGCTGTGGTCCACGGTGCAGAACGCCTGGTACGGCCTGTCGCTGGGGTCGGTGCTGCTGCTCGCCGCGATCGGGCTTGCCATCACCTTCGGTGTGATGGGCGTCATCAACATGGCGCATGGCGAGATGGTGATGATCGGCGCCTACACCACCTTCGTGGTGCAGGAAGTCATCCGCACCCGTTACCCCGGCCTGTTCGATTACTCGCTGTTGATCGCGGTGCCGCTGGCCTTCCTCGTCGCCGGCGCGCTCGGCGTCGTGATCGAACGCTGTATCATCCGCTTCCTCTACGGCCGGCCGCTGGAAACGCTGCTGGCGACCTGGGGCCTGTCGCTGGTGCTGCAGCAGGCGGTGCGCACCGCGTTCGGCCCGACCAACCGCGAGGTCGGCAATCCCTCCTGGATGAGCGGCGCGTTCGAACTCGGCCAGATCACCATCACCTACAACCGGCTCTGGATCCTCTGCTTCACGCTCGCGGTGTTCGCCATCCTGCTCGCGATGCTGCGCTACACCGCGCTTGGGCTGGAGATGCGCGCGGTTACCCAGAACCGCCGCATGGCGGCGTCGATGGGCATCGCGACCTCGCGCGTCGACGCGCTGACCTTCGGCCTCGGCTCCGGCATCGCCGGGATTGCCGGCGTGGCGCTGTCGCAGATCGACAATGTCAGTCCCAACCTCGGCCAGAGCTACATCATCGACAGCTTCATGGTGGTGGTGTTCGGCGGCGTCGGTAATCTCTGGGGCACGCTGGTCGGCGCCTTCACGCTCGGCATCGCCAACAAGTTCCTGGAGCCGGTCGCCGGCGCCGTGCTCGGCAAGATCGCCATTCTGGTGCTGATCATCCTGTTCATCCAGAAGCGGCCGCGCGGCCTGTTCGCGCTCAAGGGCCGGGCGGTGGAAGCATGA
- the urtA gene encoding urea ABC transporter substrate-binding protein: MLTQLTHDIAKMSRRRWLAATAGLVLGLASFTNAKAADDTIKVGVLHSLSGTMAISETTLKDTILFLIDEQNKKGGVLGKKLEAVVVDPASNWPLFAEKARELITKDKVAVVFGCWTSVSRKSVLPVFKELNNILFYPVQYEGEESERNVFYTGAAPNQQAIPAVDYLMKDEKVKRWVLAGTDYVYPRTTNKILEAYLKSKGVKQEDIMINYTPFGHSDWQTIVADIKKFGSAGKKTAVVSTINGDANVPFYKELGNQGIKATDIPVVAFSVGEEELAGIDTKPLLGHLAAWNYFQSIKDPANEKFIKAWQAYTKNPKRVTNDPMEAHVIGFDMWVKAVEKVKSTDADKVIDALPGIEAKNLTGGTSKMLPNHHITKPVFIGEIKANGQFDVVWKTPGLVAGDAWSKELDGSKDLIGDWVGKKCGNYNTKTNKCGGQGS; this comes from the coding sequence ATGCTTACACAGCTTACCCACGATATAGCGAAGATGAGCCGCCGCCGCTGGCTCGCGGCGACCGCCGGCCTGGTTTTGGGCCTGGCCTCCTTCACCAACGCCAAAGCCGCCGACGACACCATCAAGGTCGGCGTCCTGCACTCGCTTTCCGGCACCATGGCCATCAGCGAAACCACGCTGAAGGACACCATCCTCTTTCTGATCGACGAGCAGAACAAGAAGGGCGGCGTACTCGGCAAGAAGCTCGAGGCCGTGGTGGTCGATCCCGCTTCGAACTGGCCGCTGTTTGCCGAAAAGGCCCGCGAGCTGATCACCAAGGATAAGGTCGCCGTCGTATTCGGCTGCTGGACCTCGGTGTCGCGCAAGTCCGTGCTCCCGGTGTTCAAGGAGCTGAACAACATCCTGTTCTACCCCGTGCAGTACGAGGGTGAAGAGAGCGAGCGCAACGTGTTCTACACCGGTGCGGCGCCGAACCAGCAGGCGATTCCTGCGGTCGACTACCTGATGAAGGACGAAAAGGTGAAGCGCTGGGTGCTGGCCGGCACCGACTACGTCTATCCGCGCACCACCAACAAGATTCTCGAAGCCTACTTGAAGTCGAAGGGCGTCAAGCAGGAAGACATCATGATCAACTACACGCCGTTCGGTCACAGTGACTGGCAGACGATCGTGGCCGACATCAAGAAGTTCGGCTCGGCCGGCAAGAAGACCGCCGTGGTATCCACCATCAACGGCGACGCCAACGTTCCCTTCTACAAGGAACTCGGCAACCAGGGCATCAAGGCGACCGACATTCCGGTTGTCGCGTTCTCGGTCGGTGAAGAAGAACTCGCCGGCATCGACACCAAGCCGCTGCTCGGCCATCTCGCCGCCTGGAACTACTTCCAGTCGATCAAGGACCCGGCCAACGAGAAGTTCATCAAGGCCTGGCAGGCCTACACTAAGAACCCGAAGCGCGTGACCAACGATCCGATGGAAGCACACGTCATCGGCTTCGACATGTGGGTCAAGGCGGTCGAGAAGGTGAAGTCGACCGACGCCGACAAGGTGATCGACGCGCTGCCCGGCATCGAAGCCAAGAACCTGACCGGCGGCACCTCCAAGATGCTGCCGAACCATCACATCACCAAGCCGGTGTTCATTGGCGAAATCAAAGCCAACGGCCAGTTCGACGTGGTGTGGAAGACCCCGGGCCTGGTGGCCGGCGATGCATGGTCGAAGGAGCTCGACGGCTCCAAGGACCTGATCGGCGACTGGGTTGGCAAGAAGTGCGGCAACTACAACACCAAGACCAACAAGTGCGGCGGTCAGGGTTCCTGA